The genomic segment TAAAACCAATTTTTCAAAGTGAAGAGAATATAAAAAATAGTATAAAAAATAGGCTTCATGAATTAAATATTCCAACATCTACAATAAAAATAAATCTTCATCTTCTTAAAAAAGATTTAACAGATACAAAAAGTTTAATAAGGCTAGAAAGAATAGAAAAAGCAAATGATAGTTTAAGTTCCTTGTATAATAATATGGAGTACGAATTTAAAAAAGAGTTTGAAAATATAGATTTAGAAGATTTTTCTTTGTTTGATGCTTTAAATAACTCTTTAGATAAATTTGAAGATATAAAAAAAGATACAAATATTGAAGTTTCTGTTCCAAAAGATATAGTTTTACATAGTGATTACAACGGTTTTATAATAGTTTTAGATAATCTTATTTCTAATGCAATTAAATATAATAGTAAAGAAAATCCATATATTAAAATATTATTTGAAAATAGTGTATTGTCAATTTTTAATAAAGGTTTGGGAATTGATACAAAAAATATTATGCTAGTTTTTGAGAGATATTTTCAAGAAAATTCACAAAATATAGGTTATGGAATAGGACTTGCTGTTGTAAAAGAGTTTTGTGATAAAAATAGTATTGGAATAAATATTGAAAGTTTTGAAGATGGAAATAGGATAAATCTAAATTTGAAGAGTATTTTAAAGTAAAGTATTTTTATCTTTAAATTCATTCCTTAATGCACTTCTTGAAGCCTTATCTACAAGATTGAAAATATTATCAATATTATCTTTGAGAATTGTTTTTTTATGACCTTTTACTTTAATAATGTTAAGATTTAATTTACTCTCTTTTTCAAAAAACTCTTTATATAAATCACAATTTTTTATTAACTTTCCAGTTCCTGAGTGATAATTGTTTTCTATTAGTTTATATTTCCTAGTTTTTAGATTAACTATATTTTGACAATCTGTATAAACGTCAATTAAAATATTAGATAAATCATTTTTCTCTTTTTCTATCTGATTTATTGCCCAAAGTAGAGCTTGTAGCTCTAATCTTGTGGAGCTAGTATTTTCAAATTTTTTTATTTTTATGCTTTTATTTAACTTTTCTAATATAATATCTTTATCGTTTTTTACTAAAAATGCAGCAAAACCTATCTTGCTTTGTGGATTTACACTTGAATCTGTAAAAAGTTCTATTTTTTTCAATTTTTTATCTTTATTTAGTATATTATTTTTTAAAACATACAAGCCTATCATAGTTTTGCTATTAAAAAGCTCATCTGTTGTTATAGTTCATTATGTTAGAATAAATTTTTAAAATTGTATATAATTAAAAGGTGTTTATGTGGCTATTTTTGCTTTACAATATTTAGCAGGTGGATTTTTAGATGAAGATTTACAACATTTTAATAAAAAATTTGATGACTGGTGTGTCTCTTTTGATAATTATGAAGATGCTCTAACTCTTGCACAAACTCTTGAGAATTCAGAAAATATAGATATTGTAGAGATAACTCCATTGAGTTATCCAAAATATTTTTTCTCAGAACTTCAAGGTACTATTTATGCTACAAGGCAAATTGAAGATAATATTATTTGTGTAGTAGAACCATTTATTGGTTCAAATTTTAGAATTGCTGTATGTAATCTTAAAACAAAAAAAGTAAGATTTCTTAAAACACACTATAAGAGTATTCCAAGTATTGAAGTTGCTTTTGCAAATTTTAAAGAGCAATATTAACTCATTTTGTAATTATTTAGATATTTTAATGGTGCGGATGGCGAGATTTGAACTCGCACACACGTAATGCACTACCACCTCAAGGTAGCGTGTCTACCGTTCCACCACATCCGCATAGAAAAAATAGACGGAAATTATATCTATTTTTTCTTAAAATATTAACTATATTCGTTTTTATAATCTACATAGTGCATAGCATGGTTTATTAAACCTTGAACTTCCTCATCGCTCAGTTCTCTTACAACTTTTGCAGGACTTCCCATAATCATACTTTTTGGTGGAAAAACTTTTCCAGCTGTTACTAAAGAGTTTGCTC from the Aliarcobacter cryaerophilus ATCC 43158 genome contains:
- a CDS encoding sensor histidine kinase — translated: MNFKKIYFFISSFILVFFTILLVLFLNYFLIFQMKIIENSFIFILFLTLLGSFFFLLISTKILKPIFQSEENIKNSIKNRLHELNIPTSTIKINLHLLKKDLTDTKSLIRLERIEKANDSLSSLYNNMEYEFKKEFENIDLEDFSLFDALNNSLDKFEDIKKDTNIEVSVPKDIVLHSDYNGFIIVLDNLISNAIKYNSKENPYIKILFENSVLSIFNKGLGIDTKNIMLVFERYFQENSQNIGYGIGLAVVKEFCDKNSIGINIESFEDGNRINLNLKSILK
- a CDS encoding ribonuclease HI produces the protein MKKIELFTDSSVNPQSKIGFAAFLVKNDKDIILEKLNKSIKIKKFENTSSTRLELQALLWAINQIEKEKNDLSNILIDVYTDCQNIVNLKTRKYKLIENNYHSGTGKLIKNCDLYKEFFEKESKLNLNIIKVKGHKKTILKDNIDNIFNLVDKASRSALRNEFKDKNTLL